Proteins from one Elgaria multicarinata webbii isolate HBS135686 ecotype San Diego chromosome 3, rElgMul1.1.pri, whole genome shotgun sequence genomic window:
- the NACA gene encoding nascent polypeptide-associated complex subunit alpha isoform X9: MPPVKPPSSPVAPPATKPVAPTGPPIKPASPSAPASSPVVPPRAPAIPPVKPVSSAPASGPVAPAVPPVKPASGPSAPASGPVVPLVAPAGPASGPVAPAVPTSKPVVPAGPPVKPASGPSEPASGPVAPLVAPAGPAVKPTPGPVAPAESASKPVVPAGPPVKPASGPVAPAAPPVKPASGPSEPASGPVAPAGPASGPVAPVVPPVKPTPGPVAPAESASKPVVPAGQPVKPTSGPVGPAVPPFKPVVPAVPQVKSAAPSESTSGSVIPAGPTPASLLPAVPLVKSTSPSAPVTPAVPASQPVTPGLAPAVKPLPPSSPVSAPVAPAGPTSGPVPPPMTAAGAASKPMPPVTSTSCSVASGPMAPLLGPISGLVLPDSCPLASAVPVPMAPAGLAPKSLTPAVPPVKSTSPLASASGPVAPAGPSSCPVASPLVPISGPAIPTVVPAGVVSVALTSAPITSPGAPSVPASSPVPSTMSPMVAVSGSLPPVASVIPPGTLAMTSLIASPVSSAAPSPPAPLTLATPGPISAPKSPAVPVGSAASVSSAGDVVPPQKTASLPLVPADRSVSAPAASSLPASPAPPPASPAPPPASPVKKLTPKPLPVSSTSGVASEMPPKPPTPASAIIEDDELPPLIPPEVPAGEPPLQPVLVDFSPKPAVALAEVPATAPLPPLPAKQPALKNDKGSGTESDSDESVPELEEQDSTQATTQQAQLAAAAEIDEEPVSKAKQSRSEKKARKAMSKLGLRQVTGVTRVTIRKSKNILFVITKPDVYKSPASDTYIVFGEAKIEDLSQQAQLAAAEKFKVQGEAVSNIQENTQTPTVQEESEEEEVDETGVEVKDIELVMSQANVSRAKAVRALKNNSNDIVNAIMELTM, from the exons GTGGCCCCAGCAGGGCCTGCTTCTGGCCCTGTGGCCCCAGCAGTGCCAACATCTAAACCAGTGGTCCCTGCAGGGCCACCAGTGAAAC CTGCTTCTGGCCCTTCAGAACCTGCCTCTGGCCCTGTGGCCCCTCTTGTGGCCCCAGCAGGGCCTG CTGTGAAACCCACTCCTGGTCCTGTGGCCCCCGCAGAGTCTGCATCTAAACCAGTGGTCCCTGCAGGGCCACCAGTGAAACCTGCTTCTGGCCCTGTGGCCCCAGCAGCGCCACCTGTGAAACCTGCTTCTGGCCCTTCAGAACCTGCCTCTGGCCCTGTGGCCCCAGCAGGGCCTGCTTCTGGTCCTGTGGCTCCAGTAGTGCCACCTGTGAAACCCACTCCTGGTCCTGTGGCCCCCGCAGAGTCTGCATCTAAACCAGTGGTCCCTGCAGGGCAACCTGTGAAACCTACTTCTGGCCCTGTAGGCCCAGCAGTGCCTCCATTTAAACCTGTGGTGCCTGCAGTGCCTCAAGTGAAATCTGCTGCCCCTTCAGAATCTACTTCTGGTTCTGTAATCCCAGCAGGGCCTACTCCTGCATCTTTGTTACCTGCAGTGCCACTTGTGAAATCTACTTCTCCTTCAGCACCTGTAACCCCAGCAGTACCTGCTTCCCAGCCTGtgactcctggcttggctc CTGCAGTGaaacctcttcctccttcatctcctgtttCTGCCCCTGTGGCTCCAGCAGGACCCACTTCTGGCCCCGTACCCCCTCCTATGACCGCAGCAGGGGCTGCATCTAAACCAATGCCCCCTGTGACGTCCACTTCTTGCTCTGTGGCTTCTGGTCCCATGGCTCCTCTTTTGGGACCTATCTCTGGTCTTGTGCTTCCTGATTCCTGCCCATTAGCTTCAGCAGTGCCTGTTCCTATGGCCCCAGCAGGACTGGCTCCTAAATCACTGACACCTGCAGTGCCACCCGTGAAATCTACTTCTCCTTTGGCATCTGCTTCAGGCCCTGTGGCCCCAGCAGGACCTTCTTCTTGTCCTGTAGCTTCTCCTTTAGTACCCATTTCTGGACCTGCAATCCCGACTGTAGTCCCAGCAGGGGTTGTTTCTGTGGCATTGACTTCTGCCCCCATAACTTCTCCTGGGGCCCCATCAGTGCCTGCTTCTAGCCCTGTACCCTCTACAATGTCCCCTATGGTTGCTGTTTCTGGGTCTCTTCCTCCAGTAGCATCTGTTATCCCTCCTGGCACTTTGGCCATGACTTCCCTAATAGCTTCTCCGGTGTCATCTGCTGCCccatctcctcctgctcctcttacTCTGGCAACCCCTGGCCCTATCTCCGCCCCCAAATCACCAGCTGTCCCTGTTGGCTCTGCTGCTTCAGTCTCCTCTGCCGGGGACGTGGTGCCTCCACAGAAAACAGCATCTTTGCCTCTTGTGCCTGCTGATCGCTCTGTTTCTGCCCCAGCTGCAAGCAGTCTCCCTGCTTCCCCTGCACCACCTCCTGCTTCCCCTGCACCACCTCCTGCTTCCCCTGTGAAAAAGCTAACTCCTAAGCCATTGCCAGTTTCATCTACATCTGGCGTAGCATCAGAAATGCCACccaaaccccccacccctgcctctgCTATCATTGAAGACGACGAGCTGCCACCTCTGATCCCTCCAGAGGTGCCTGCTGGGGAGCCACCTCTGCAGCCAGTCCTGGTGGATTTCTCTCCTAAACCCGCTGTGGCTCTTGCTGAGGTCCCAGcaactgctcctcttcctcctcttcctgccaaACAGCCTGCCCTGAAGAATGACAAGG GGTCTGGAACAGAATCCGACAGTGATGAATCAGTGCCAGAACTTGAAGAACAAGACTCCACGCAGGCCACGACACAGCAGGCACAG CTTGCAGCAGCAGCTGAAATAGATGAAGAACCAGTTAGCAAAGCAAAACAGAGCAGGAGTGAAAAGAAAGCACGGAAG GCAATGTCCAAGCTTGGCCTTCGTCAAGTCACAGGTGTAACCAGGGTTACTATTCGGAAATCCAAAAACATCCTGTTTGTCATCACCAAGCCAGATGTATACAAAAGTCCTGCATCAGATACCTATATAGTCTTTGGCGAAGCAAAG ATTGAAGATCTGTCACAGCAAGCACAGCTGGCTGCTGCTGAGAAATTCAAAGTGCAAGGAGAAGCCGTTTCAAACATTCAGGAAAACACACAAACTCCCACTGTACAAGAGGAAAGCGAAGAGGAGGAG GTTGACGAGACTGGCGTTGAAGTAAAAGACATCGAGTTAGTGATGTCCCAAGCGAATGTTTCCCGGGCAAAAGCCGTCCGTGCCCTGAAGAATAACAGTAATGATATCGTAAATGCTATAATG GAATTGACGATGTAG